Proteins encoded in a region of the Megalops cyprinoides isolate fMegCyp1 chromosome 3, fMegCyp1.pri, whole genome shotgun sequence genome:
- the gng3 gene encoding guanine nucleotide-binding protein G(I)/G(S)/G(O) subunit gamma-3 codes for MKGDTPVNSTMSVGQARKLVEQLKIEASMCRIKVSKAAADLMAYCDAHACEDPLITPVPTSENPFREKKFFCALL; via the exons ATGAAAGGAGACACCCCAGTGAACAGCACTATGAGTGTCGGTCAGGCCAGGAAGCtggtggagcagctgaagaTTGAGGCCAGTATGTGCCGGATCAAG GTGTCAAAGGCAGCAGCGGACTTGATGGCGTACTGTGATGCCCATGCCTGTGAGGACCCTCTCATCACCCCCGTGCCCACCTCCGAAAACCCGTTCAGGGAGAAGAAATTCTTCTGCGCTCTCCTCTGA